The Williamsia sp. DF01-3 genome has a window encoding:
- a CDS encoding GNAT family N-acetyltransferase yields the protein MTQNSSTITDKTGAPVTVAPDPDKRRYTVSVDGEVVGFAAYADREQSRVFYHTEVQEAFGGRGLATILVSEALDDVRAQGKRIVAVCPLVSAFLKKHPAYADITDPVTKDILTWLGA from the coding sequence ATGACTCAAAACAGCTCCACCATCACCGACAAGACCGGCGCGCCTGTGACCGTTGCACCCGATCCGGACAAGCGCCGGTACACGGTCTCCGTGGACGGCGAGGTCGTCGGGTTCGCAGCCTACGCAGACCGCGAACAGAGTCGGGTTTTCTACCACACCGAGGTACAGGAGGCGTTCGGAGGACGCGGCCTGGCCACGATCCTCGTCTCAGAGGCGCTCGATGATGTTCGCGCACAAGGCAAGCGGATTGTTGCGGTGTGCCCGCTGGTCTCGGCCTTCCTGAAAAAGCATCCCGCTTACGCCGACATCACGGACCCGGTCACCAAAGACATCTTGACCTGGCTGGGCGCCTGA
- a CDS encoding pirin family protein has protein sequence MSNVVNGPEIDCSPAPGDRHHVQILTSRDVPLGGPRAMTVHRTLPQHARSLIGAWCFADHYGPADVGTTGGMDVPPHPHTGLQTVSWLFTGEIEHRDSLGVHAFVRPGEVNLMTAGHGIAHSEVSTPDTTTLHGVQLWVALPDESRDTARNFEHFVPEPIALDGGRVCVFIGDLLGKSSPVTTFSPLLGAQIDLDMGASVTIPVHPTFEHGVLVDQGSVSVEGAEVGQTELAYLAPGHHHITLQSSDERPCRMILLGGTPFGEDLVMWWNFVGRSHEEIVEYRTQWQAQADRFGHVEGYVGGVERLPAPTLPNARIKPRLAAES, from the coding sequence ATGAGCAACGTGGTCAACGGTCCGGAAATCGATTGCTCACCGGCCCCCGGAGATCGGCATCACGTGCAGATCCTGACGTCGCGCGACGTTCCGTTGGGCGGTCCGCGTGCCATGACCGTCCACCGCACATTGCCTCAGCATGCCCGGTCCCTGATCGGGGCCTGGTGCTTCGCCGACCACTACGGCCCGGCGGATGTCGGGACCACGGGTGGAATGGACGTGCCACCACACCCGCACACCGGGTTGCAGACGGTGAGCTGGCTTTTCACCGGCGAGATCGAGCACCGCGACAGTTTGGGTGTGCACGCTTTCGTCCGCCCGGGCGAGGTGAACCTGATGACTGCGGGTCATGGGATCGCCCACTCGGAGGTCTCGACGCCCGACACCACCACGTTGCACGGCGTCCAACTGTGGGTGGCCCTTCCTGACGAATCGCGCGATACGGCGCGGAACTTCGAGCACTTCGTTCCCGAACCGATCGCACTCGACGGCGGCCGGGTGTGTGTCTTCATCGGCGATCTGCTCGGAAAGTCGTCGCCGGTCACCACGTTCAGCCCGCTGCTGGGCGCTCAGATCGATCTCGACATGGGTGCGTCCGTCACCATCCCCGTGCATCCCACGTTCGAGCACGGTGTGCTGGTGGACCAGGGCTCGGTCAGTGTGGAAGGAGCCGAGGTGGGGCAGACGGAGTTGGCCTACCTGGCTCCCGGGCACCACCACATCACATTGCAGAGTTCCGACGAACGCCCGTGCAGGATGATCCTGTTGGGCGGCACACCATTCGGCGAGGATCTGGTGATGTGGTGGAACTTCGTCGGACGCAGCCACGAGGAGATCGTGGAGTACCGGACGCAGTGGCAGGCGCAAGCCGACCGGTTCGGACACGTCGAGGGCTACGTGGGTGGCGTAGAGCGCCTGCCTGCACCGACATTGCCGAATGCCAGGATCAAACCACGTCTGGCCGCTGAGTCCTGA
- the aqpZ gene encoding aquaporin Z, which yields MSAPTTVQKLAAEALGTFWLVLGGCGSAVFAAKVIADDDGTQLGIGFLGVSIAFGLTVLTGVYALGHISGGHFNPAVTVGAALARRFQWKDVPGYVVVQVIGGLIGGAIILLIANGKEGFEAEGSMAANGYGDHSPGGYTLWAALVAEIVLTAIFVIVILGATDTRAPQGIAGIAIGLALTLIHLISIPITNTSVNPARSTAVAFFNGNGAPGQLWLFWVAPLVGALLAGILYPLVFDKGANEPELDQIPNPAVSA from the coding sequence ATGTCTGCTCCGACGACAGTTCAAAAGTTAGCTGCCGAAGCACTGGGAACGTTCTGGCTCGTTCTCGGAGGTTGCGGCAGCGCCGTTTTCGCAGCGAAGGTGATCGCGGACGACGACGGGACCCAGCTCGGTATCGGGTTCCTCGGCGTATCCATCGCTTTCGGCCTCACCGTTCTGACCGGCGTATACGCGCTCGGCCACATCTCGGGTGGACATTTCAACCCGGCCGTCACGGTGGGCGCCGCTCTGGCCAGACGTTTTCAATGGAAAGACGTACCGGGCTACGTCGTCGTGCAGGTGATCGGTGGCCTCATCGGCGGCGCGATCATCCTTCTCATCGCCAATGGCAAAGAAGGGTTCGAGGCCGAGGGTTCGATGGCCGCCAACGGCTACGGCGACCACTCGCCGGGCGGATACACCTTGTGGGCCGCACTCGTGGCCGAGATCGTGCTGACCGCCATCTTTGTCATCGTCATCCTGGGTGCCACCGACACCCGAGCGCCGCAAGGCATCGCGGGCATCGCAATCGGTCTGGCCCTCACCCTCATTCACCTCATCAGCATCCCGATCACCAACACCTCGGTGAACCCGGCGCGATCGACGGCGGTGGCGTTCTTCAACGGCAATGGCGCGCCCGGTCAGCTCTGGTTGTTCTGGGTCGCGCCGCTTGTAGGCGCACTGTTGGCCGGCATTCTCTATCCGCTCGTCTTCGACAAGGGTGCAAACGAACCCGAACTCGATCAGATCCCCAATCCAGCGGTGTCTGCCTGA
- a CDS encoding MarR family winged helix-turn-helix transcriptional regulator: protein MNKAEAYRLLIADVYELAGASRRTSEDVARRTGQTVARWHVLSVLSEPSTVAGAARRLGLSRQSVHRVCGDLVREGLLESQDNPDHQTSPLLRLTSAGGAIPAELVRESDVERSRLLTRTHITMDELESTRTIVRTLITALDNQ, encoded by the coding sequence GTGAACAAAGCGGAGGCTTACCGATTGCTCATCGCCGACGTCTACGAACTCGCCGGCGCATCGCGCCGGACGAGTGAGGACGTGGCTCGACGGACCGGACAGACCGTTGCCCGCTGGCACGTGCTCAGCGTCCTCTCGGAACCGTCGACGGTGGCCGGAGCTGCACGACGCCTTGGCCTGTCCCGCCAGAGCGTGCATCGCGTCTGCGGCGACCTCGTACGTGAAGGGCTTCTGGAGAGCCAGGACAATCCCGACCATCAGACCTCACCCCTACTCCGACTCACCAGCGCCGGCGGCGCGATCCCGGCCGAACTGGTGCGGGAATCGGACGTCGAGAGGTCCCGGTTGCTCACCCGCACACACATCACGATGGACGAACTCGAGAGCACGCGCACCATCGTCCGCACCCTGATCACCGCCCTCGACAACCAGTAG
- a CDS encoding cation-translocating P-type ATPase: MSSTTPTSSTGDAKAALPQAHVDLEIAGMTCASCANRIERKLNKLDGVQATVNYATEKANVAYSDPVATGDLIAAVEAAGYRAKAIEEHPDSAVDDHDDDGHDQELNRLRHRTLVSVALSVPVIAMAMIPLLQFDNWQWLSLTLAAPVVVWGGWQFHRAAAINLRHGAATMDTLVSVGTIAALGWSLYALFFGAAGDPQTAHGGMEMSSSDGSANIYLEAAAGVTTFILAGRFFEMRSKRRAGAALRTLLGLGAKDVTVLRGDTESLVPIGDLAVGDLFVVRPGERIATDGVVESGSSAVDASMLTGESVPVEVNEGDAVVGATVNAGGRITVRATKIGNDTQLAQMARLVEQAQNGKAQVQRLADRISGVFVPVVIALALGTLAVWLLLGYDAADAFTAAVAVLIIACPCALGLATPTALMVGTGRGATMGILIKGPEVLESTRQVDTVVLDKTGTVTTGQMTLTEVAVADGEETDHVVRVAGAVENASEHPIARAIADGARERTGPLPAVRDFVNSAGLGVQGVVDDVEVLLGRPQLLTDRGNEIPGELVAAFERAGSEGQTAVAVAWGGRARGVLVVSDVVKATSRQAVAELVDLGLEPVLLTGDHESVAKAVAAQVGITTVIAGVLPSAKVDTIKDLQAQGKTVAMVGDGVNDAAALAQADLGLAMGTGTDAAIEAGDITLVRGDLRAAGDAIRLSRATLRTIKGNLFWAFGYNVAALPLAALGLLSPMIAGGAMALSSVFVVGNSLRLRSFR, translated from the coding sequence ATGAGTTCGACTACGCCGACGAGTTCTACCGGAGACGCGAAAGCGGCTCTCCCACAAGCACATGTCGACCTCGAGATCGCTGGGATGACGTGTGCCTCGTGTGCCAACCGCATCGAACGCAAGCTCAACAAGCTCGACGGCGTGCAGGCGACGGTGAACTACGCGACCGAAAAGGCAAACGTCGCGTATTCCGATCCGGTCGCCACCGGCGACTTGATCGCTGCTGTCGAGGCGGCCGGCTACCGGGCGAAAGCGATCGAGGAGCATCCCGATTCCGCCGTCGACGACCACGATGACGACGGCCATGATCAGGAACTGAACCGCCTGCGTCATCGCACGCTGGTCAGCGTCGCCCTCTCCGTTCCCGTGATCGCCATGGCGATGATTCCGCTTCTGCAGTTCGACAACTGGCAGTGGCTCTCGTTGACACTCGCAGCGCCTGTGGTCGTGTGGGGAGGCTGGCAGTTCCACCGGGCGGCAGCGATCAACCTGCGTCACGGCGCTGCGACGATGGACACACTCGTGTCGGTGGGAACCATTGCCGCGCTGGGCTGGTCGCTGTACGCACTGTTCTTCGGAGCCGCAGGTGATCCCCAGACCGCACACGGCGGGATGGAGATGAGCTCCTCGGACGGGTCGGCCAACATCTACCTGGAGGCGGCGGCGGGAGTCACCACCTTCATCTTGGCCGGCCGGTTCTTCGAGATGCGATCCAAACGCCGTGCGGGAGCGGCCTTGCGAACGCTCCTCGGTCTCGGCGCCAAAGACGTGACCGTGCTCAGGGGTGACACCGAATCGCTGGTGCCCATCGGAGACCTGGCCGTCGGTGACCTGTTCGTGGTGCGGCCGGGCGAGCGGATCGCAACCGACGGTGTGGTGGAAAGTGGCTCGTCGGCAGTGGATGCGTCGATGTTGACCGGTGAATCGGTGCCGGTCGAGGTGAACGAAGGCGATGCGGTCGTCGGCGCAACGGTGAACGCCGGAGGGCGGATCACCGTACGCGCGACCAAGATCGGTAACGACACACAGCTCGCGCAGATGGCGAGGCTTGTGGAACAGGCGCAGAACGGCAAGGCCCAGGTGCAGCGTTTGGCCGACCGGATCTCCGGTGTCTTCGTTCCCGTGGTCATCGCGCTCGCGCTGGGCACCCTGGCGGTGTGGCTGCTGCTCGGATATGACGCTGCCGATGCCTTCACCGCGGCGGTCGCCGTGTTGATCATCGCGTGCCCCTGCGCACTAGGGCTGGCGACGCCGACCGCGTTGATGGTCGGGACCGGCCGCGGGGCCACGATGGGAATACTGATCAAGGGACCCGAGGTGCTCGAGTCCACCCGGCAGGTCGACACCGTGGTGCTCGACAAGACCGGCACCGTGACAACCGGTCAGATGACCTTGACGGAAGTTGCCGTCGCCGACGGTGAAGAGACCGATCATGTTGTGCGCGTGGCCGGAGCGGTCGAGAACGCGTCCGAACATCCGATCGCGCGTGCCATCGCCGACGGCGCACGCGAGCGCACCGGGCCGCTGCCTGCAGTTCGGGACTTCGTCAATTCCGCGGGCCTCGGGGTCCAGGGTGTCGTCGACGACGTGGAGGTGCTTCTGGGTCGACCACAACTGCTGACCGACCGAGGCAACGAGATACCCGGTGAGCTGGTCGCCGCATTCGAGCGGGCGGGTTCGGAAGGCCAGACTGCTGTCGCGGTCGCCTGGGGCGGACGCGCCCGCGGCGTGCTCGTGGTCTCCGACGTGGTGAAGGCGACGTCGCGGCAGGCCGTTGCGGAGTTGGTGGACCTCGGTCTCGAGCCGGTGTTGCTCACCGGTGATCACGAGAGTGTCGCCAAAGCGGTTGCCGCACAGGTGGGAATCACCACAGTGATCGCGGGGGTATTGCCGTCTGCGAAGGTCGATACGATCAAGGACTTGCAGGCACAGGGAAAAACCGTGGCGATGGTCGGCGACGGTGTCAACGACGCCGCCGCTCTGGCTCAGGCCGACCTGGGACTGGCGATGGGCACGGGTACCGACGCCGCGATCGAGGCCGGGGACATCACCCTGGTCCGGGGTGACCTGCGGGCCGCAGGCGATGCGATTCGCCTGTCTCGCGCAACACTTCGCACCATCAAAGGAAATCTGTTCTGGGCGTTCGGATACAACGTGGCCGCACTGCCACTGGCTGCACTGGGATTGCTTAGCCCCATGATCGCCGGCGGGGCGATGGCGTTGTCATCGGTATTTGTCGTCGGAAACAGTTTGCGGCTGAGGAGCTTTCGCTGA
- a CDS encoding heavy-metal-associated domain-containing protein, with protein MSAQTYTVVGMTCQHCVASVTEEVSEVPGVDKVDVDLDSGGLTVHSEQPVGRDEIEAAVHEAGYRLG; from the coding sequence ATGAGCGCGCAGACCTACACGGTGGTGGGGATGACATGCCAGCACTGCGTCGCATCGGTCACCGAGGAAGTGTCCGAGGTGCCCGGTGTGGACAAGGTGGACGTGGACCTGGACAGCGGCGGGCTCACCGTCCACAGTGAGCAGCCGGTGGGCCGGGACGAGATCGAGGCCGCGGTGCACGAGGCCGGATACCGGCTGGGCTGA
- a CDS encoding metal-sensitive transcriptional regulator: MADEHQHHGYINRKDDYLERLRRIEGQARGLQRMVEDEKYCIDILTQVAAMTKALQAVSLGLLEEHMSHCVVDAARQSEEQGQEKVKEATEAIARLVRS, from the coding sequence ATGGCCGACGAGCACCAACACCACGGCTACATCAACCGCAAGGACGACTACCTCGAGCGGCTGCGCCGTATCGAAGGGCAGGCCCGTGGGTTGCAGCGGATGGTCGAAGACGAGAAGTACTGCATCGACATCCTCACCCAGGTGGCGGCGATGACCAAGGCACTACAAGCGGTGAGCCTGGGACTGCTCGAGGAGCACATGTCGCATTGCGTCGTCGACGCAGCCCGCCAGAGCGAAGAGCAGGGTCAGGAAAAAGTCAAAGAGGCCACCGAGGCGATCGCCCGGCTGGTCCGGTCGTAG
- a CDS encoding SDR family NAD(P)-dependent oxidoreductase has product MIDLDGARVCVTGGARGIGRATAAALAEKGAIVTIGDIDIDAASATADELGVRAEALDVTDEKSFREFLLAAADGHDIDMLVNNAGIQLMGRFVDSELQALHRELAINLGAVVTGTHLVLPHMIARGRGHIVNVSSMAGKVSTPGMATYCASKFGVVALSRAIRAEIVGTGVSVTTVMPAATRTDLTSGVTLRLQPTLEADDVAAAIVASAGHGRSEVTVPRWLAPMGVVEQGVPERLLLQAKRLVGGKEPGAFDPGGRRAYLDRTQIR; this is encoded by the coding sequence GTGATCGACCTCGATGGTGCCCGCGTCTGTGTCACGGGCGGTGCTCGCGGGATCGGTCGCGCCACAGCAGCCGCCTTGGCCGAGAAGGGTGCCATCGTGACGATCGGCGACATCGATATCGATGCTGCTTCGGCTACGGCCGATGAGCTGGGAGTCCGGGCAGAAGCTCTCGATGTCACGGATGAAAAGAGCTTTCGAGAGTTCTTGCTGGCCGCCGCGGACGGCCACGACATCGACATGCTCGTGAACAATGCCGGCATCCAACTGATGGGTCGCTTCGTCGATTCCGAACTCCAGGCGCTGCACCGCGAACTCGCCATCAATCTCGGCGCGGTGGTGACGGGAACCCACCTGGTGCTGCCCCACATGATCGCCCGCGGCCGGGGTCACATCGTCAACGTCTCATCGATGGCCGGCAAGGTCTCGACACCAGGCATGGCGACCTACTGCGCTTCCAAGTTCGGAGTGGTCGCACTCTCACGTGCCATCCGCGCCGAGATCGTCGGCACCGGGGTGAGCGTGACGACGGTGATGCCCGCTGCCACCCGGACCGACCTGACCTCGGGAGTGACTTTGCGCCTGCAACCGACACTGGAGGCCGACGACGTCGCGGCGGCGATTGTCGCCAGCGCCGGTCACGGTAGATCAGAGGTCACGGTCCCTCGTTGGCTGGCGCCGATGGGCGTGGTCGAACAGGGTGTGCCGGAACGGCTTCTGCTGCAGGCCAAGCGACTCGTGGGTGGCAAGGAACCGGGTGCGTTCGATCCGGGCGGTCGCCGGGCATACCTCGACAGGACCCAGATCCGATGA
- a CDS encoding TetR/AcrR family transcriptional regulator, whose protein sequence is MTTGSTRNYGGASASARVEKRRSGLIDAALTEMAENRWRSATVASLCVQARLNKRYFYESFDDLDRLADAVIDSVAADVGGAAVAAYLATLDSPLEVQAKNTVGALVDVLGTDRRKALVLLGGVPTSAGQEDTRRAAIGGLTAILVDHARRIHDVELEQDSLAFTAPAFVIGGTAQTILSWVNGDLSVERNQLIDDIAAIWLSLGESASDMARSRLDARPGA, encoded by the coding sequence GTGACTACCGGCAGCACGCGGAACTACGGGGGCGCTTCCGCATCTGCACGTGTCGAGAAGCGCCGGTCCGGTCTCATCGATGCGGCATTGACAGAGATGGCCGAGAATCGCTGGCGGTCTGCCACCGTCGCCAGCCTGTGTGTTCAGGCCCGACTGAACAAGCGGTACTTCTACGAGAGTTTCGACGACCTCGACCGGCTCGCCGACGCCGTCATCGACAGCGTCGCCGCCGACGTCGGCGGTGCGGCCGTTGCGGCGTATCTCGCGACACTCGACTCGCCTCTTGAGGTGCAGGCCAAGAACACTGTGGGCGCATTGGTCGACGTCCTGGGCACCGATCGGCGCAAGGCGCTTGTCCTACTCGGCGGCGTACCGACGTCCGCAGGTCAGGAGGACACCCGACGGGCTGCCATCGGGGGTTTGACGGCCATCCTCGTCGACCATGCACGACGCATCCACGACGTCGAACTGGAACAGGACTCTCTGGCCTTCACGGCCCCGGCGTTTGTCATCGGCGGTACCGCACAGACGATCTTGTCGTGGGTCAACGGCGACCTTTCCGTCGAGCGCAATCAGTTGATCGACGACATCGCCGCAATCTGGTTGTCGCTCGGCGAAAGCGCGTCGGATATGGCGCGGTCGAGGCTCGATGCCCGGCCGGGTGCGTAA